The Lacticaseibacillus rhamnosus DNA window AGCCCTCACTTAAAGTAATGAATTGGCGTTTAGCAAGCGTGGCGAAACGAACGCTTTTGTTGGCTGCCAAAGGATCGTCTTTGCGGGTGATGATCACAAACGGTGCCGCATTGATTTGTACGACATGTAAGTCAGACTCGACTAATGGACCACTGGCACCCAGCACGGCGAAGTCCAACTTGCCAGCTTTGATTTGATCAAGCAAAGCGGCCGATCCAGCTTCGATGGTTTCCAGCTGTGGCATTAAACCGGTATTAATCAAATCGGGCGCAATCTTAGGAAACAGATAACCACCGATGATTGGAGGAAGACCAAAGCGGATTTTGGTTTTTTTATCCCATGCAATGTCTTGTTGGGCAAGTGTCAACTGATTCAGAATAATCGCCGCATGGGCCGCTAGCTGTTCGCCAGCCGGGGTCACACTGATATCATGATGACGGCGGTCGCGAATAATCAGCTGTGCGTGAAAATAATCCTCCAGACGCTTAATCGCGGTTGTAATAGTGGGTTGACTAACTGCGAATTTTTCAGCAGTTTGTGAGAAATTGCCGGTTTTCGTTAGCGAAAGAAAATAGTCAAAATCCCGAGTATTCACGTTTAGCCTCCTAAAAAAAGTGAGCGCGAGCCAGCGCGGTTAGAAGTCGGAGTGTAAGTGGCCTTAAGCGTGATGGCCGGGTTTTGGCCATTGCGCTTAAGGTCCTTACACGCAGACTTCTGCGCTGGGGAGCGCGTTATGGAGCAGAAAAGCCAGCGCGGTTAGGAGCCGGAGTGTAAGCGGCCTTGGACGTGATGGTCGCTCTTTGACCATTGCGACCAAGGTCCTTACACGCAGATCCCTGCGCCGGGGAGCGCGTTATGGTGTGAGCTGCCACGCCGACAAAAGAAAAATAATGGCGTCATATAAAAATATTTTATCACTTCTGTTAGGTTTGACTATAGTTTTTGCGGCGGCGTATCGTCTCCTCTTGTGATTAAAAGTTGTGTCCGATTTAACTGGCACAAAAAGGAGTGTGGACTTTGAAATATACACCAGAACAGATCCTGAATAACCCATTTTT harbors:
- a CDS encoding LysR substrate-binding domain-containing protein, with the protein product MNTRDFDYFLSLTKTGNFSQTAEKFAVSQPTITTAIKRLEDYFHAQLIIRDRRHHDISVTPAGEQLAAHAAIILNQLTLAQQDIAWDKKTKIRFGLPPIIGGYLFPKIAPDLINTGLMPQLETIEAGSAALLDQIKAGKLDFAVLGASGPLVESDLHVVQINAAPFVIITRKDDPLAANKSVRFATLAKRQFITLSEGFVHTRAFAWFEQRHTFSPNIVYRTGDVPLLKRLVRQNVGIGFLTRIAINPDDRLATLAIDDAHQPAFTISIVHRKDRVLTPAMKRFESILKSYK